Proteins found in one Sporosarcina sp. FSL K6-3457 genomic segment:
- a CDS encoding ubiquitin-like domain-containing protein, giving the protein MSKWFMENLFFQSLRSKQIAVTVVSLTLFVAITTLVLFEGTQKSITLQVNGEELKIKTHAHTVGNLLSEQEIEVTEHDLVTPSVNTPIEDGLSIRWEQSKQVAIQVDQEHTSIWTTSSTVEEVLAIAGIEITEYDDVHPGLSGQLEKDNRITVQKAFEVTLSDGGEEKNVWSTSTTVADFLKRENIQLNEDDRLNRKADGYLKPGSVVEVVRVEKVTDVVEEPASFAVETRNDPSLLKGREKIVQEGKKGTVSREFEIVKENGKEVSRKLLAEKVIAEPQKKIVAVGSKVMVASASTKTSGVGVSRNNSASPSGGKEFYVTATAYTAYCNGCSGVTKTGINLRSNPDAKVIAVDPSIIPLGSKVWVEGYGYAIAGDTGGAIKGMKIDLHVPTKNAAYKFGRRQVKMKVID; this is encoded by the coding sequence ATGTCAAAATGGTTCATGGAAAACCTGTTCTTTCAGTCATTGAGGAGTAAACAAATAGCCGTAACCGTCGTATCACTTACACTATTTGTTGCTATTACAACACTTGTCCTGTTTGAAGGGACACAAAAATCGATCACGTTACAAGTGAACGGTGAAGAACTTAAAATCAAGACGCACGCACATACAGTAGGTAACCTTCTTTCTGAACAAGAAATCGAAGTAACCGAGCATGATTTAGTAACACCCTCAGTGAATACACCTATCGAAGACGGTCTATCGATTAGGTGGGAACAGTCGAAACAAGTTGCAATACAGGTTGATCAGGAGCATACATCTATTTGGACAACGAGTAGTACGGTAGAAGAGGTGTTGGCGATAGCCGGTATTGAGATTACCGAATATGACGATGTACATCCTGGCTTGTCGGGGCAACTTGAAAAAGATAATCGTATTACCGTTCAAAAAGCGTTCGAGGTAACGTTGAGTGACGGGGGAGAAGAGAAAAACGTCTGGTCCACTTCGACTACGGTCGCTGACTTTTTAAAGAGAGAGAACATTCAACTGAATGAAGACGACCGGCTAAATAGAAAGGCAGATGGATATCTAAAGCCTGGTTCTGTAGTAGAGGTCGTACGAGTGGAAAAGGTCACCGATGTAGTGGAAGAACCAGCGAGCTTTGCAGTTGAAACACGCAACGACCCATCTTTGCTAAAAGGACGCGAAAAAATTGTCCAAGAAGGAAAGAAAGGGACGGTTTCACGGGAGTTCGAAATTGTGAAAGAAAACGGTAAGGAAGTTTCCCGTAAGCTGTTGGCAGAAAAAGTCATTGCAGAACCACAAAAGAAAATTGTTGCGGTTGGTTCGAAAGTGATGGTTGCAAGTGCATCAACGAAAACGTCTGGTGTAGGCGTATCTCGTAATAATTCTGCATCGCCTTCAGGTGGTAAGGAGTTTTATGTAACGGCTACGGCATATACGGCGTATTGTAACGGCTGCTCAGGCGTTACAAAAACAGGTATTAATTTGCGTTCCAACCCGGACGCGAAAGTCATTGCGGTCGATCCAAGTATTATTCCACTCGGTTCTAAAGTATGGGTGGAAGGGTATGGCTATGCGATTGCTGGAGATACAGGCGGTGCTATTAAAGGAATGAAGATTGATCTTCATGTTCCGACGAAAAATGCTGCCTATAAATTTGGGCGACGCCAAGTGAAAATGAAAGTCATTGATTGA
- a CDS encoding TatD family hydrolase, which produces MFIDTHVHLNADQYEEDIDEVIGRALEAGVEKMVVVGFDRKTIIRAMELAEQHAFIYAVVGWHPVDAVDCAEEDLAWIESLAAHPKVVGIGETGLDYYWDKSPKDVQQELFRKQIRLAQKVNLPIIIHNRDATADVVRILREEAAEKTGGIMHCFGGSVETAKECIAMNFMISLGGPVTFKNARMPKEVATDISLDHLLIETDAPYLAPHPYRGKRNEPAWVTLVAEEIARLKGLPVEEVAQRTTENAVKLFNMG; this is translated from the coding sequence ATGTTTATCGATACACATGTCCATTTAAATGCGGACCAATACGAAGAAGATATAGATGAAGTTATCGGACGTGCCCTTGAGGCGGGTGTGGAAAAGATGGTAGTTGTTGGATTCGACCGAAAGACGATTATCAGGGCGATGGAGCTGGCGGAGCAGCATGCATTCATTTACGCGGTCGTCGGGTGGCACCCTGTTGATGCAGTTGACTGTGCAGAGGAAGACTTAGCGTGGATTGAATCACTGGCTGCGCATCCAAAGGTCGTTGGAATAGGTGAGACAGGACTTGATTATTATTGGGATAAATCCCCCAAGGATGTTCAGCAGGAGTTGTTCAGAAAGCAGATTCGACTTGCACAGAAAGTAAATCTTCCTATCATTATTCATAATCGGGATGCGACAGCGGATGTTGTTCGTATTTTGAGAGAGGAAGCGGCTGAGAAAACAGGAGGCATTATGCACTGTTTCGGTGGAAGTGTGGAAACAGCTAAAGAATGCATTGCCATGAATTTTATGATTTCACTTGGAGGGCCTGTTACGTTTAAAAATGCGAGGATGCCAAAAGAAGTTGCAACCGATATTTCACTCGATCATTTATTGATTGAAACAGATGCGCCTTACTTAGCACCGCATCCTTATCGAGGCAAGCGTAATGAGCCAGCTTGGGTGACACTAGTAGCTGAGGAAATCGCGCGGTTAAAGGGTTTACCGGTGGAAGAAGTTGCACAAAGGACAACTGAGAATGCAGTAAAATTATTTAACATGGGATGA
- the metG gene encoding methionine--tRNA ligase gives MADQKNTFYITTPIYYPSGKFHIGTAYTTVASDAMARYKRLRGYDVRFLTGMDEHGQKIQEKAEESGLPPQEYVNGIAEIAKKVWDIMDISYDDFIQTTEERHKVIVEKIFKTFLDNGDIYKGEYEGWYCVPCETYYTEGQLDNGNCPDCGRSVQKVKEESYFFNMKKYADRLLKFYEDHPKFIEPESRKNEMINNFIKPGLEDLSVSRMSFDWGIKVPGDPKHVIYVWVDALTNYITALGYQSKDDSLFNKYWPADVHVVGKDIVRFHTIYWPIFLMALDLPLPKKVFAHGFIMMKDGKMSKSKGNVVYPEMLVERYGLDATRYFLLRELPFGQDGVFSPESFIERTNYDLANDLGNLLNRTISMINKYFDGDIPTEGLVATEFDTSLTDFITKTVDKYEASMEDMQFSTVLSDLWALVSRTNKYIDETSPWVLAKEEADKGKLASVMMHLASSLRHIAVLLQPFMTESPKKIVSQLGLDESLLAWDTLGNFDAIPAGTKVVDKGVPIFPRLDSEVEIVYIRDQMAISAPAEKVEEEIAEVDEITFEDFMKVDLRVATVIACEKIPKADKLLKLQLDLGYEQRQVVSGIAEHYEPQALIGEKVIVVANLKPVKLRGELSQGMILAGKSDGILKLASVDQALENGAQVK, from the coding sequence GTGGCTGATCAAAAAAACACATTTTATATTACAACACCGATTTATTATCCGAGCGGAAAGTTCCATATTGGGACGGCTTATACGACCGTTGCTTCGGATGCTATGGCTCGCTATAAACGACTTCGCGGATACGATGTTCGCTTTCTAACAGGAATGGATGAACACGGTCAAAAAATACAGGAAAAAGCAGAAGAATCAGGGCTTCCACCTCAAGAATATGTCAATGGCATCGCGGAAATTGCAAAAAAAGTATGGGACATCATGGATATTTCTTATGATGACTTCATTCAGACGACAGAAGAACGACATAAAGTGATTGTTGAAAAGATTTTTAAAACATTTCTCGACAATGGTGATATTTATAAAGGAGAGTATGAAGGATGGTATTGCGTACCGTGTGAAACGTATTACACGGAAGGCCAGCTTGACAATGGCAACTGTCCAGATTGTGGACGCTCTGTTCAAAAAGTAAAAGAAGAATCATACTTCTTTAATATGAAGAAGTATGCGGATAGATTGTTGAAGTTTTACGAGGATCATCCGAAGTTTATCGAACCAGAGTCGCGTAAAAATGAAATGATCAATAACTTCATTAAACCGGGTCTTGAAGATCTATCTGTTTCGCGTATGTCATTTGATTGGGGCATTAAAGTGCCGGGTGATCCGAAGCATGTTATTTATGTATGGGTTGACGCTTTGACGAACTATATTACTGCACTTGGCTATCAGTCTAAAGACGATTCGTTGTTCAATAAGTATTGGCCGGCGGATGTCCATGTCGTGGGGAAAGATATTGTCCGTTTCCATACCATTTACTGGCCGATATTCTTAATGGCATTAGATTTACCGTTGCCGAAAAAAGTGTTCGCACATGGCTTTATTATGATGAAGGATGGCAAAATGTCGAAGTCAAAAGGAAATGTTGTCTATCCTGAAATGCTTGTCGAACGATATGGTTTGGATGCAACACGTTATTTCCTTCTTCGAGAGTTACCATTTGGGCAAGATGGTGTCTTTTCACCAGAATCCTTCATTGAACGAACGAATTATGATCTGGCCAATGATTTAGGTAACTTATTGAACCGAACCATTTCGATGATTAATAAATACTTCGATGGAGATATTCCGACAGAGGGGCTTGTTGCAACAGAATTCGATACAAGCTTGACGGATTTTATCACGAAAACGGTGGACAAGTACGAAGCTTCGATGGAAGATATGCAGTTTAGCACTGTGCTGTCCGATTTGTGGGCGCTTGTCTCACGTACGAACAAATATATCGATGAAACATCTCCGTGGGTACTAGCGAAAGAGGAGGCGGATAAGGGCAAGCTAGCGTCTGTGATGATGCATTTGGCGTCATCGCTTCGACATATCGCCGTGCTATTGCAGCCGTTTATGACAGAATCGCCGAAAAAGATTGTGTCGCAGCTTGGTTTGGACGAATCACTACTTGCTTGGGATACGCTTGGCAACTTCGATGCCATTCCAGCAGGTACGAAAGTGGTAGACAAAGGGGTTCCAATTTTCCCGCGTCTAGATTCAGAGGTCGAAATTGTTTATATTCGTGATCAAATGGCTATTTCGGCTCCAGCGGAAAAGGTTGAAGAGGAAATCGCTGAAGTCGATGAAATTACATTTGAAGACTTCATGAAAGTCGATTTACGTGTCGCAACTGTAATTGCTTGCGAAAAAATTCCGAAAGCTGACAAATTGTTAAAGCTACAATTAGATTTGGGTTACGAACAACGTCAAGTAGTATCAGGAATTGCAGAACATTACGAGCCTCAGGCATTGATTGGTGAAAAAGTCATTGTCGTGGCTAACTTGAAACCAGTAAAATTACGCGGAGAATTATCCCAAGGCATGATTTTGGCAGGGAAATCCGATGGTATTTTGAAATTGGCATCTGTCGACCAAGCTTTGGAGAATGGTGCGCAAGTGAAGTAA
- a CDS encoding AbrB/MazE/SpoVT family DNA-binding domain-containing protein: MKSTGIVRKVDELGRVVIPIELRRTLGIAQKDALEIYVDEDKIILKKYMPNMTCSITGDVSDNNLRLIDGKLILSPEGAKQLIQEIQENLQK, translated from the coding sequence ATGAAATCTACTGGTATTGTAAGAAAAGTTGACGAACTTGGACGTGTTGTTATTCCAATCGAGTTACGCCGTACACTTGGTATTGCTCAGAAAGATGCGTTGGAAATCTACGTTGATGAAGACAAAATCATCTTGAAGAAATATATGCCTAATATGACATGCTCAATTACGGGCGATGTGTCGGACAATAACCTTCGTCTAATTGACGGAAAATTGATTTTGAGCCCTGAAGGCGCAAAACAACTTATTCAAGAAATTCAAGAAAATCTGCAAAAGTAA